The Acidobacteriota bacterium DNA window AATATCAACCAGACATTGTTGGTTGCCCATCAGGGCTTTGATGTGCAACTGGTCTAACGCATGACCGAGTTCGTGCCAGAGCGTTTTGGTCTTTACATCCTCTTCATCATAGAGCCGACTGTGTGAGCGGAAAGAATTGCCGACCAGGTTATCCCACCAGGTTGGGTCGGGACGAACCACCGTGAGCGGCAAATGTGTAGGGCTGAGACCACTGCCCAATCGGAATAAACAGATGATATTGGGGCGGCAAATCCAACCGGGACCAGCCCAGCTTGTATAATCGAAGGCATTATAATCTTTGGGCGTAATCAGCAAAAATTTGTAATTCCAGAATTTTTCGCCCTGCCGGAATCTGCGATTGAATTCTATTTGCGATTTAAAATCCCAGTCTTTGATGGGGAAGAGTTCATTGTCCGAATCTTTGGCATAATATTTCCCATTCTTTTCGACGATAACCCCCGCCACACGATTTTTGCTGTCAGCAAAATTCAACGAGTAATTGATAGTGATGGTGAGCCAGGCATTTTGATTGGGATTTCGACCATCGGGAACTTCCAGGCGGGATTCAAACTCTTTTGCGGAGATGGAATCGAAATAAACCATCCCGTGTTTTTTCGATTTGCTTTGGATATTCATAACTTCTCCTTCTGAAACCAAGCTTTTTGTTTTTATTCGCGCAGTGTTGGAAGATTTGAGAATAAAAAAACGGCGAAGTGTTTACACAATGAAATGCTCTCCCTGATGTGTAAAACTCCGCCGTTCGGCTAAAATGGTTTAACGTTTACGCAGCGTATTTATCGCCCTGATACGGGGCAATCACTTTTACATTGTTAGGTTGATAAATCTGGGCTTTGACCTCGCGTTCAGCCCCGCATTCGTAGCAGGTTTGAATCAATCGGTCATCGGTTGAGCGTGGGTGGGGTACGCCCCAATAGTGTGTGTGGTTGTAAAATAATTCTAATAATCTCATTGTTCGTTCTCCTTCAAAGTTCTTAGACGTAAGTCAGAACGTTTTGTCTGCAAAATTTTTCACATTTTCAAAAAATATTTTCGCTTAATAGAGTTTTCTACGAATAACCCTGATACATCGGTTTTCAATTCATAGCGTAACTTTCTTACAAGCGATTCAACCTTTATTCCTCGCTCAATCAATAACGCAATTTTTTTTTCAAGGTTCCCTCACTTCGGTCAAAGAAATATTTCGAGTGAACAAAAATTTTGGATTCATTGAAGTTCATACTTTTGATGCTACAGATAGGGAAGAGATGTGAACGCGGTAAAAAGAAATAAACCGCTTGATAATAATAAGGAATTATTTTCTCAGATTAAATGCAGCAAACTGGCGCGACGGGAATTGGGTTTGGCTTAAATAGCGATGTAAGCGTTATGAGAAACGCTCTCGATAAGCTTTTATTACAGCAACTCGCAAACATTTTGCGGCGGTCTTGCCAAAACTGCGCGGTCGCCGCGAACCACAATCGGGCGTTGCATTAAATCCGGGTGCGCAATCATTAACGCAATCAATTCGTCTTCGGAAATTTCATCCGGTTTGATATTCAAGGCGCGAAACACATCTTCGCCTTTGCGCAATAAATCTTTGGCAGGAATGCCGAGTTTAGCAATCAACTGACGCAATTCATCCTTCGTTAAAGGCGTCTCGTAATAATTGACGGATTCAAAGGTTTCGCCGCTTTCGTTTAAAATCGCCAGCGCCTCGCGACACTTGCTACAGGTCGGCTTTTGATAGATGGTAATCTTTTCGCTCATAGATTTTCTCCTCGCAGGGATATTAGCATAGGCAAATCCTGCACAACAGAATGAAGCAATTTAAATTCGGATTATGATATATTCTCAGCCAAATGATGACCAAAAAAAATCAAACACTGGAAGCCGAACTCAAGCAACTTAGAGAAGAGATACGTTATCACGATGAACGGTATTATCTTCACAGCGACCCGGAAATCAGCGATTTTGAATATGACCAGTTGATGAATCGCTTGAAAGCCATTGAAGCCGAACACCCGCAACTCATCACCCCCGATTCGCCAACGCAGCGCGTATCGGGTCGCCCTGCCGAAGGCTTCGTTGAATATCGCCATCGTCGCCCGATGCTCTCGCTCGATAATACTTATTCGATGGATGATTTGCGCGAATGGGATAAGCGGGTGCGCAAAGGCGTCGGATTGGAGCAGGTCGAGTATGTTACCGAATTGAAAATTGATGGGTTGAGTATTTCAGCGATATATGAAAAAAATCGTTTGACGCGCGGCGTGACCCGCGGCGACGGTGTGGTTGGCGATGATGTCACGCAAAATATTCGCACCATCCGCTCATTGCCCTTACGCATTCGCGAAGAGGCTTTTCAGCAACCTACAGGTACAAAAAAAGAGAAACCGCCGCTTGCTCAACCCTCACTTTTCGGCAATCCTGAAACCGGCGAATCGTTGAAAAAATCCGGTAAAACACCTGACCCTTCACATCAAAGCGCAATTCCAGAGCCTGATGAAATCGAAGTGCGCGGGGAAGTCTATTTGCCCAATGAATCATTTCGGAAAATCAATGAAGCGCGTGCCGAACAAGGGTTGCAACTGTTTGCCAATCCGCGCAACGCTGCATCGGGCACCATGAAATTACTCGATTCTAAAACCGTTGCCGAACGCCAGCTTGACCTCTTCTGCTATGACCTGTTGTTTGACGGGCGAAAACCGTTTGCCTCGCACTGGCAGGCGCTCGAATGGCTGGTCAATGCCGGATTCAGGGTCAACGATGCACGCGCCTTATGCGATTCGATTGATGAAGTGGTTCAATATTGCGAAACCTGGGGCGAAAAACGCGACGCGCTTGGTTATGAAATTGACGGCGTAGTGGTCAAAGTCAACAAAGTCGCTTTGCAGGACGAACTCGGCTCAACCTCAAAAGCGCCGCGCTGGGCTGTGGCATACAAATATCCTGCCAGGCAGGCGACAACCAAACTGTTAGGCATCACTGTACAGGTCGGGCGCATCGGGACGCTCACACCGGTTGCCGAACTCGAGCCGGTATTTTTGGCGGGCACAACCGTCTCGCGCGCGTCTCTGCATAACGATGAACAGATTAAACGACTCGGCGTAAAAATCGGCGATTATGTGCTGGTTGAAAAGAGCGGGGAAATCATTCCGCAGGTCGTCAAAGTCGTTGAATCGAAACGCACGGGCAGAGAACGCGAGCTTCAGGATTTCGTGATGCCAAAAGATTGTCCTGCCTGCGGTGAACCGGTGGTTCGTCAACCCGGTGAAGTTGCCTGGCGATGTGTCAATGCCACCTGTCCTGCGAAAATCAAAGCCGGACTCAAACAGTTTGCCTCGCGTCCGGCTATGCGCATCGAAGGACTCGGCGAATCGTTGATTGAACAACTCACCTCCAACCGCTTGATTGATGGGCAAACTCTGCCACCGCTGGTGCGCGATTTTGCAGACCTCTATCATCTCAGCGAACGTCGCGATGAATTTCTCGCGCTTGAACGAATGGGCGCGAAATCCGTTGATAATCTGCTCGAACAAATCGAAGCGAGTAAGCAAAATGATTTTCACCGATTGCTGTTTGGACTCGGCATTCGCCACGTTGGTGAACGCACGGCGAAAATTTTAGCGGGTAACTTTGCGTCGATTGATGAATTGATGAATGCCAGTCAAAGCCAGCTTTCCAGTATTTTTGAAATCGGCAGTGTGGTTGCCGCAGCCATCGTTGAGTGGTTTAATGAATCGCGCAATCGCGATTTGATTGCCCGCTTAAAAGAAGCAGGCGTGAACCTGAAAGCGGCTACAGGAGCCAAAAGCGGGGCAGCGGCATCAAGAAAACTTGAAGGCAAACAATTCGTCTTAACCGGGAAATTGCCGACCCTTTCGCGTGACGAAGCGCGGCAGATGATTGAATCGGCGGGCGGGCGCGTAACCAGTTCAGTAACCAAAAAGACAAATTTTGTAGTCGTCGGTGAAGAAGCCGGATCGAAACTCGATAAAGCGAAAGAACTGGGCATCACTCTGCTGGATGAAGAATCGTTGTTGGAAATGCTGGCTTGAGTCAATCGCAAACATCGGATTGCAAATCCAACGGAAATGTCGGCTTTTGCAAAACGGTCTTTGACTGACTCTCAACCTTTTCATTTTTCAGACTGAAAATTTTATCGGAGGCGATAACGGAAAGTTGAACACGGAGATTTATGACGTAGAACTCATTGATGTCAGTAAACGATTTGGCGCGACCCTCGCTGCAAAAAATGTTTCTTTACAGATTCACGCAGGCGAATTTATTACCTTGCTTGGGCCATCGGGTTGCGGCAAAACTACGCTGCTCAGGATGATTGCAGGATTTGAATACCCCGATGACGGTCAAGTCATCTTTCGCGGCAAAGATATTACCCACCTGCCACCATACAAGCGCGATGTGACGACGGTCTTTCAGCAATATGCACTGTTTCCGCATCTGGATGTTTTTCACAATATCGCCTTCGGATTGGAACGCCAGAAAAAAACACGCGAAGAGATTAAACGCCGCGTCAGTGAGGCGCTTGAAATGGTGCGCCTCGAAGGTTTGGAAAATCGCAGACCGAATGAACTATCGGGCGGACAACAGCAGCGGGTGGCGCTGGCTCGGGCTTTGGTGATGGAACCGAAAGTCCTGCTTCTCGACGAACCGCTCGCGGCGCTCGATTTGAAACTGCGGAAACAGATGCAGGAAGAGTTGAAACGCTTGCAGCGCAGGCTTGGCATCAGCTTTGTTTTTGTTACTCACGACCAGGAAGAGGCATTGACCATGAGCGACCGTGTCGTGGTAATGAACGCCGGCGTCATCGAACAGATGGGCTTGCCGCAGGAGATTTATGAACGTCCGCAGACCGAATTTGTCGCGAGTTTTATTGGTGATTCCAACATTTTGGAAGGCGCAATTGAATCGACAACTCATGAAGTCTCGGTTATCAACATTCATAACGCGAAGTTTTCAGTTAAGGGGAATGGTTTCAAACCGGGCGATAAAGTGCGGGTGATGATTCGCCCGGAAAAAATCAAATTGTCGGGAAATGGAAGCGGCATTCTGCAAGGCAAAGTCGAATCCGCGATGTATTTGGGCGAAAGCACGCAATGGAAGGTGACGATTCACGACGGGCAGCAGTTAATGGTGCTGGAACAAAACAGCGAGCCTGCCGAAGCTATAGAGAATCGCATCGGCAGGGATGTCATGCTCAACTGGGAAAGTGAAAGCGCGGTGTTATTGCGAAGGTGATTTCGAGGCTTGGTAAAGTGAGGCGACCGGAAATTGAATGCGCAAAAAAAATCCCTGTGGCATATCGAACTCAAAAAATTGTTAGCATTTGCCGCGCTATTTCACGTCACGATTACCTTGATTATTTTTCTCGCCGGTCGATTCAACCTGTTGCCAAACCTGTTTGATGGAAACGGTACGATTCAAGATTCCGACAGCCAATCCTACCTGGCAACGCTGGTGCAAATAAACAATTCAACCGGCGACCAAGGCATCTCAGGGTTATGGTCAAATCAGAATTCCGCGCCGGTGAATTTTTATATCTTGCCATTTGTTATTTTCAGCAAAGTTTTTGGCGCAAATATTTTAAGCATCGAATTGCTGAATGTGGCGATTTATCTGGGAATTTTGGCGATTGTATTCAAATTGACGGAACAATTATTTGCAAGAAGAGCAGCGATTGTCGCAACTCTTACGGTCGGGCTTTTGCCGTCGCTGCTGATTCATACGACGCAAATTTTACGCGACCCGGCGTTTATCTTTGCAACGCTTTTGCTGATTTTCATCTTTGCCAATCTGCTTGATGAAGAATTGAATTGGCGTCGCGCAATCGTGATTTTGTTTATCGGGTGCGCCACGGTCTACGCGCTTTCAATCATTCGCGACAATATGTGGGAACTCACTTTGGCGTTGATTGGTCTTGGCGTAGTGATGCTCACGTTGCGGCAAATCATCGAACGGCGATTTTTATTGTTCAATAGTGCCATTGCCGTTATTTTGCTGGTTGTGGCGATCAGCATTGAACACGATTATCGAACGACGGCGGTTTCAACCGGTGATTTGAATGCCGTTTCACAAAGCGATTCGCCAGCGGTCAGCAATTCGCCAGCGGTGACAAACAATTCGCAGGAAGACAGTCAATCAACTGCTCAAAAGAAAAATCTATTTGCCGCATTGATTTTAAGAGCCTGCGCGATTCGCAATCGCATGGCGATGCGTTACCGGAATGATGGTTCAACCATAGATGCGGAGGTGAGGTTTTCGGGCTGGCGCGATTTGCTGGGTTATTCGCCGCGAGCCTTATTTATTGGGCTTTTTGCGCCGTTTCCCGATATGTGGTTGTCGCCATCGAAAAGCATCGGGGCGGGCGCAAGACTCTTGAGCGGTATTGAAACTTTAGTTATGTATGTCGTTGAAATTTTCGCTATGCTGGCGGTTTACCGAAACCGAAAAAAACAATCGGTATGGTTTTTATTGCTGGCGGCATTGCTTGGAGTGATGACGCTCGGTATGTTTTTAGTCAACGTGGGCGGACTCTATCGCGCCCGCTATGGGTTCTGGATATTGTTCATCATTCTGGGTTCAAAAGTGTTGGCTGATTGGTTCAAAACCTCCGCTCAATTGTTAGTGAATTCGCATGGCTGAAAGAGCAAAAAAGAAAATCGGCGTTTATTTATTGGCTCCAAGCGTCATCTGGTTGGTGCTGTTCATCGTCGCGCCGATTGTCATTGTGGTGATTGTCAGTTTTGCCACGCGCGGCGCATACGGCAAGACGATTTACGATTTTACCATTGGCAATTATTTGCGCGCTTTTGACACGCTCTATCTGCCGGCTTATTGGCGAACCATCTGGATTGCCTTTTTAACCACGGTTTTGTGTGTAGCAATCAGTTACCCGGTGGCGTACTTCATTGCGCTACGCGCGCCTGAACGTTGGAAACGCATTTTACTGGTGCTCACGGTGATTCCGTTCTGGACAAGTTTTTTGATTCGCACCTATGCCTGGATGTTGCTGCTCAGAAACGAAGGGCTGATCAATTCGGTGTTGCTGCAAAGCGGTTTGGTACACGAACCATTGAAATTGCTGTACAACGATTTTGCCATTCTGGTCGGACAGGTTTACGGCGAATTGCCGTTTATGATTTTGCCAATTTATGTGGCGCTCGAACGTTTGGACACCAGACTATTGGAAGCGGCGCAAGATTTAGGCGCAACCCGGTTGTGGACGTTTATAAAAGTGACCTTGCCGCTTTCTAAACCCGGATTGATTGCCGGCATTGTGTTGGTGTTCATTCCTTCGCTTGGGGCATTCATTACCCCGGATTTACTGGGCGGCGCGAAATCCATCATGATTGGCAACCTGATTCAAAATCAATTCATTCAACTCAATCAACCGTTTGGTTCGGCGCTATCGTTATTACTGACGCTTGCGGTTTTCGTGTTGCTGGCGATTGCTTTTCGCGCCGGTTTAAAGGCGAGTGAATTGTCGTGATGGTTAAAAGCTTGGTTGGTGAATAACAAATTTCTTGATATTATCTGTTCTCCCCTTGAAATAGCCCCATCTGAATGCTATCCACTTGGGTCGAATCGACATTTTTTAGGAATCATTCATGAATATCGTAGGAATAACCGGACAGGAAAAAGATGCTGCGGCTGCATTGATTCGTGATGGGAAAGTGATTGCCGCCATCGAAGAAGAAAAATTATCTCGCGTTCGCCACATCGGAATGAGTTATGCAGGGGGATTGCCCGTGCAGGCGATTGAATTTTGTTTGCAACGCGGCGGCATTAGCTTTTCGGAAATTGATTACGTCGCCTATTATCTCGAACCGCAAAAACTCTTTCATCGCGAAATGGCTTTTCGCGCTACCCATGCCAACAGTTCACACACTGCGCCATCCGCAGAAGCTGTCCCCGATTATTTTGTCGAAACGCTAAATGGGTTACGCGAACGTTTGAAGACTCGCCAGATAGTTGAAGAAAAGCTTGCAGGGCGCGGCAAATTCATTGAAGTCAACCATCAAATGGCGCACGCCGCCAGCGCTTTTTTCGCGTCGGGCTTTGAACGCGCTGCCATCATCGTTGCCAACAACCGTGGCGATATGACTTCGACTTCGCTCATGGTTGGACGCGGCGCGCAGATTGAAACCCTTGCCGAAGCCGAGTATCCGCAATCCATCGGCGCGGTGTATTCGGCGCTCACCGAGGCGCTCGGTTTTGGCGATGAATGTCATAAAACCAAGTGGTTGGCAACGACAGGAAAAACCCGTTACCTTGAGCTATTTCAAAAAGTGTTGAAGGTGAAAAAGAGCGGCTTGCCCGGAGTCAATCTCGATTATTTCAATATCACCGGCAAAGGTCGTCCGGCTTTTTCAGACCTGTTTTATGAAGCCAGCAAATTTAAACCGCGCGCCAAAGATGAACCCATCGGACAAATTCATCGCGACCTGGCTGCAAGCCTTCAAGCGCACCTGGAAAATGTTCTCTGTGAAATTGCCGCGCGACACCGCGAGAAAACCGGCGAAGAGAATTTGTGTTTAGCCGGTGGGGTTGCGCTGAACAGTCTGGCGATTTCGGCAATCGAACGTCGCGCCGGGTTCAAGCGCGTCTTTGTACAACCGGCGGCAGGCAATGTCGGTTGTGCGATTGGCGCGGCGCTGCAAGTCTGGCATCAGAATTTAAATCACCCGGAAAGAAACTATGAAATGCGTCACCTGTTTCTGGGTCCGCAATTTAATGATGAAGAAATCAAAAGCATTCTCGATAACTGTAAAATCGGTTATGAATATTTTTTAACCGAAGATAAATTGATTGCCGAGGTCGCAAGGCTTCTGCATCAAGGCAAAATCATCGGCTGGTTTCGCGGCGCAATGGAATTTGGCGGCAGAGCCTTGGGCAACCGTTCGATTCTCGCTTCACCGGCGAACGAATTGATGCGCGATAATTTGAATACTTTTATTAAACATCGCGAAGATTTTCGCCCGTTTTCCGCAGCCGTTCCTGTTGAACGCATCAATGAGTTTTGCGAACCGAGCGATTTACAACGCTTTCTGGAAGGCGTAAGCCGGGTTCGTGAAGGCAAGCGCGCTTTGATTCCCGCTGTGGTGTTTGGCGAAGGGTTGGCGCGTATGCACAGCGTCAGCCGCAAAGACAATCCGGCGTTTTGGAAATTGCTGGTGAAATTCGGTGAGACCGGCGATGTGCCGGTGTTGATTAACACGTCATTCAATCTGTTTGGCGAACCGGTCGTGTCAACTCCGCGTGAAGCGGTGCGCGGATTTTATTGTTCGGGAATCGATTGTCTGGCGATTGGCAATTTTTTGATCAAAAAGTGATTCGCAACTATGCAAGCACTGATTGAAAAAGCGGTTTTAAATCGCGGCGTTAAACACTCGTTGAACGAGCGGGCTTTGACCGCGGCAGTGAACTTTTAGGATTGGAATACCCAAGCGGTTATTGCTTTACTGAATTGATACCTGAAGCAGCACACTGAAAATTATGGCGAGCAAACAATATTTGGTAACTGGCGGAGCGGGTTTTATCGGTAGTCATATTGTCGAACGATTGGTGCGCGATGGACAAAGCGTGCGCGTGCTGGATGATTTCAGCGCCGGTAAAGACGAAAATCTTGCGCCCTTTAAAGATGATGTTGAAATCATTCGCGGCGATATACGTGATGTTCAAATGGTCTCTGATGCCATGAAAAATGTTGAAGTGGT harbors:
- the arsC gene encoding arsenate reductase (glutaredoxin) (This arsenate reductase requires both glutathione and glutaredoxin to convert arsenate to arsenite, after which the efflux transporter formed by ArsA and ArsB can extrude the arsenite from the cell, providing resistance.); the encoded protein is MSEKITIYQKPTCSKCREALAILNESGETFESVNYYETPLTKDELRQLIAKLGIPAKDLLRKGEDVFRALNIKPDEISEDELIALMIAHPDLMQRPIVVRGDRAVLARPPQNVCELL
- the ligA gene encoding NAD-dependent DNA ligase LigA, translating into MMTKKNQTLEAELKQLREEIRYHDERYYLHSDPEISDFEYDQLMNRLKAIEAEHPQLITPDSPTQRVSGRPAEGFVEYRHRRPMLSLDNTYSMDDLREWDKRVRKGVGLEQVEYVTELKIDGLSISAIYEKNRLTRGVTRGDGVVGDDVTQNIRTIRSLPLRIREEAFQQPTGTKKEKPPLAQPSLFGNPETGESLKKSGKTPDPSHQSAIPEPDEIEVRGEVYLPNESFRKINEARAEQGLQLFANPRNAASGTMKLLDSKTVAERQLDLFCYDLLFDGRKPFASHWQALEWLVNAGFRVNDARALCDSIDEVVQYCETWGEKRDALGYEIDGVVVKVNKVALQDELGSTSKAPRWAVAYKYPARQATTKLLGITVQVGRIGTLTPVAELEPVFLAGTTVSRASLHNDEQIKRLGVKIGDYVLVEKSGEIIPQVVKVVESKRTGRERELQDFVMPKDCPACGEPVVRQPGEVAWRCVNATCPAKIKAGLKQFASRPAMRIEGLGESLIEQLTSNRLIDGQTLPPLVRDFADLYHLSERRDEFLALERMGAKSVDNLLEQIEASKQNDFHRLLFGLGIRHVGERTAKILAGNFASIDELMNASQSQLSSIFEIGSVVAAAIVEWFNESRNRDLIARLKEAGVNLKAATGAKSGAAASRKLEGKQFVLTGKLPTLSRDEARQMIESAGGRVTSSVTKKTNFVVVGEEAGSKLDKAKELGITLLDEESLLEMLA
- a CDS encoding ABC transporter ATP-binding protein, producing the protein MNTEIYDVELIDVSKRFGATLAAKNVSLQIHAGEFITLLGPSGCGKTTLLRMIAGFEYPDDGQVIFRGKDITHLPPYKRDVTTVFQQYALFPHLDVFHNIAFGLERQKKTREEIKRRVSEALEMVRLEGLENRRPNELSGGQQQRVALARALVMEPKVLLLDEPLAALDLKLRKQMQEELKRLQRRLGISFVFVTHDQEEALTMSDRVVVMNAGVIEQMGLPQEIYERPQTEFVASFIGDSNILEGAIESTTHEVSVINIHNAKFSVKGNGFKPGDKVRVMIRPEKIKLSGNGSGILQGKVESAMYLGESTQWKVTIHDGQQLMVLEQNSEPAEAIENRIGRDVMLNWESESAVLLRR
- a CDS encoding ABC transporter permease; the encoded protein is MAERAKKKIGVYLLAPSVIWLVLFIVAPIVIVVIVSFATRGAYGKTIYDFTIGNYLRAFDTLYLPAYWRTIWIAFLTTVLCVAISYPVAYFIALRAPERWKRILLVLTVIPFWTSFLIRTYAWMLLLRNEGLINSVLLQSGLVHEPLKLLYNDFAILVGQVYGELPFMILPIYVALERLDTRLLEAAQDLGATRLWTFIKVTLPLSKPGLIAGIVLVFIPSLGAFITPDLLGGAKSIMIGNLIQNQFIQLNQPFGSALSLLLTLAVFVLLAIAFRAGLKASELS
- a CDS encoding carbamoyltransferase C-terminal domain-containing protein; translation: MNIVGITGQEKDAAAALIRDGKVIAAIEEEKLSRVRHIGMSYAGGLPVQAIEFCLQRGGISFSEIDYVAYYLEPQKLFHREMAFRATHANSSHTAPSAEAVPDYFVETLNGLRERLKTRQIVEEKLAGRGKFIEVNHQMAHAASAFFASGFERAAIIVANNRGDMTSTSLMVGRGAQIETLAEAEYPQSIGAVYSALTEALGFGDECHKTKWLATTGKTRYLELFQKVLKVKKSGLPGVNLDYFNITGKGRPAFSDLFYEASKFKPRAKDEPIGQIHRDLAASLQAHLENVLCEIAARHREKTGEENLCLAGGVALNSLAISAIERRAGFKRVFVQPAAGNVGCAIGAALQVWHQNLNHPERNYEMRHLFLGPQFNDEEIKSILDNCKIGYEYFLTEDKLIAEVARLLHQGKIIGWFRGAMEFGGRALGNRSILASPANELMRDNLNTFIKHREDFRPFSAAVPVERINEFCEPSDLQRFLEGVSRVREGKRALIPAVVFGEGLARMHSVSRKDNPAFWKLLVKFGETGDVPVLINTSFNLFGEPVVSTPREAVRGFYCSGIDCLAIGNFLIKK